One Turneriella parva DSM 21527 genomic region harbors:
- a CDS encoding TonB-dependent receptor plug domain-containing protein, with the protein MRCIRWFAIVFAVLGAQFLQAQETNATEELGYYYLENQVVVTVTRSEVKLKEAPAAVYVITDKDIRERGYRTLSEALHDVPGFDFQHTYGTFPEVVHQRGLVGNNQRSLLYIDGVPDNNISENAMLAGSLRFPLHNVKRIEILAGPASALYGANAFNGIINVIMNDQDQGSEVALTGGSYNNSFTNLGGALSLYTRGRAADVKYSLSGYYYNTKGPDFRNVQNLDAQGKGYYWSPVYDNSKEDTYNISAKFTKGNLRFQTVNWQYLQGLGTFANATQSIDTTAGGVGGSAWDFRSNSFALGYINEFTKQLSLDSEVIVRHTDVLSSSHDQTAQTGKEGPTLYQRPGDLVYYTSYSRPDYAYEVREKLTYNHSDRANTTLGFEVNHSVVPTGYGATTRYDYQNYGTYIQQVYKPIGMLALTGGYRFDHNTISGNSHTPRLGAVLSPVEDLTFKLLASTGFRAPTAWELFNATSNRLANTGLRPERLMAFELGAGYRLKKKYYFGIQSYYNRITSLLLEVQTSTAKPTTGFYNQNQNVGNAEIIGVEFQSDLQLMRDLNVFANYTYTTGRYFDLPATIATTPATAAGDRMPNIAPHHFNVGTTYYLMKDLSLHMRVNYVHERETIAMNPVRSVPGYILLHANIRWENVGVQGFYLQLMVRNLFNQLVFDPGIRTADGGYYPTQHPLEGRSIWLTAGYKF; encoded by the coding sequence ATGCGGTGCATTCGTTGGTTTGCAATTGTTTTCGCCGTCTTGGGTGCGCAGTTCCTTCAGGCGCAAGAAACCAACGCCACCGAAGAACTCGGTTATTATTATCTCGAAAATCAGGTCGTCGTGACCGTCACGCGCAGCGAAGTGAAACTCAAAGAAGCGCCGGCCGCAGTCTACGTCATTACCGACAAAGACATTCGTGAACGCGGCTACCGCACACTTTCAGAAGCGTTGCACGACGTTCCCGGATTCGACTTTCAGCACACCTACGGTACTTTTCCCGAAGTGGTACACCAGCGCGGCCTTGTCGGCAATAACCAGCGTAGTCTGCTCTACATCGACGGTGTGCCCGATAACAACATTTCTGAAAACGCGATGCTCGCAGGCAGCCTGCGCTTTCCGCTGCACAATGTGAAGCGCATCGAAATTCTTGCGGGGCCCGCCTCGGCGCTCTACGGGGCGAACGCCTTCAATGGCATTATCAATGTCATCATGAACGATCAGGACCAAGGCTCAGAGGTCGCGCTCACCGGCGGTTCTTACAACAATTCTTTCACAAACTTAGGGGGAGCTCTAAGTCTCTACACGCGCGGCCGCGCGGCCGATGTGAAGTACAGCCTGAGTGGATATTATTACAATACAAAAGGGCCTGACTTTCGTAACGTGCAGAATCTCGATGCCCAGGGCAAGGGTTATTACTGGTCGCCCGTCTATGACAACTCGAAAGAAGATACGTACAATATCTCTGCAAAATTCACCAAAGGTAATCTGCGTTTTCAGACAGTAAACTGGCAATACCTGCAGGGCCTTGGCACGTTCGCCAACGCGACGCAGAGTATCGACACAACTGCCGGCGGTGTCGGCGGTTCAGCATGGGATTTTCGCAGCAACTCGTTTGCCCTCGGCTACATCAACGAGTTCACAAAACAGCTGAGCCTCGACAGCGAGGTGATCGTGCGCCATACCGATGTCTTGAGTTCAAGCCACGACCAGACGGCGCAGACGGGCAAAGAAGGGCCTACGTTGTATCAACGGCCCGGTGACCTGGTCTATTATACGTCGTACTCTCGGCCCGACTATGCTTATGAAGTGCGCGAGAAACTTACCTACAACCACAGCGACCGCGCCAACACGACGCTCGGCTTCGAGGTGAACCATTCGGTTGTGCCGACGGGTTATGGTGCAACGACACGATATGACTACCAGAACTACGGCACGTACATTCAGCAGGTCTATAAACCGATTGGCATGCTGGCGCTCACAGGGGGATATAGATTCGACCACAATACCATTTCGGGTAATTCGCATACACCGCGTTTGGGCGCAGTCTTGAGCCCTGTCGAAGATCTGACATTCAAACTGCTCGCGAGCACCGGCTTTCGCGCCCCCACCGCATGGGAGCTTTTCAACGCCACGAGCAACAGGCTCGCGAACACCGGGCTTCGCCCTGAACGGCTCATGGCCTTTGAACTGGGCGCAGGCTATCGACTAAAAAAGAAGTATTACTTCGGTATTCAGAGTTATTACAACCGCATCACCTCGCTGCTTTTAGAGGTGCAGACCAGCACGGCGAAGCCGACAACCGGGTTTTACAACCAAAACCAGAATGTCGGTAACGCAGAGATTATCGGCGTCGAGTTTCAAAGTGACCTGCAGCTTATGCGCGACCTCAATGTGTTTGCGAACTACACCTACACGACCGGGCGCTATTTTGACCTGCCGGCGACGATCGCCACCACCCCCGCTACGGCAGCAGGCGACCGTATGCCCAACATCGCTCCGCACCACTTCAATGTCGGTACGACCTATTATTTGATGAAAGACCTATCGCTGCACATGCGCGTCAACTACGTGCACGAGCGCGAGACGATTGCGATGAATCCGGTGCGCAGCGTGCCGGGCTACATTCTGCTGCACGCGAATATTCGGTGGGAGAATGTCGGGGTGCAGGGTTTCTATCTGCAGTTGATGGTGAGAAATCTTTTCAATCAACTGGTGTTCGACCCTGGCATACGCACGGCAGACGGCGGTTATTACCCGACGCAGCACCCGCTCGAGGGGCGCAGCATCTGGCTGACCGCCGGATACAAATTTTGA
- a CDS encoding bifunctional enoyl-CoA hydratase/phosphate acetyltransferase yields the protein MITSFTQVEEKIHSYPMQKIAVASGTDSETLHAVQMAREKNIAECVLVGDEAVIKSTAEKEGISLAGVEIINVADPMKAGLAAVQLVSENKAQIFMKGYIHSDDFLRCVLNKEVGLRADNLLNHVFILEATHLGRLLFITDGAMNIAPSLEEKARIISNTVALAQIFDIEKPKVAAVSAVEVVTPGIQSTIDAALLAKMSDRNQFHGGIVDGPLALDNAINPLAAKYKKIGGVVAGNADILLMPDIVSGNAVAKAFAHITGGTTAGLIFGAKAPVILPSRSDSKQSKLMGMACAVYVAGANAQKRVKIGKVHF from the coding sequence ATGATTACAAGTTTTACTCAGGTTGAAGAAAAGATTCATTCATACCCGATGCAGAAGATTGCGGTGGCGTCAGGTACTGATTCTGAAACTCTGCATGCCGTGCAAATGGCGCGCGAGAAGAATATTGCCGAGTGCGTGCTCGTGGGCGACGAAGCAGTCATTAAGTCAACGGCCGAGAAAGAAGGTATCAGCCTCGCGGGCGTTGAAATTATCAACGTGGCAGACCCGATGAAAGCCGGGCTTGCGGCAGTGCAGCTCGTGAGCGAAAACAAAGCGCAGATTTTCATGAAGGGGTATATTCACAGCGACGATTTTCTGCGGTGCGTGCTCAACAAAGAAGTAGGTCTGCGCGCCGACAATTTGCTCAACCACGTCTTTATACTTGAGGCGACGCATCTCGGGCGGTTGCTCTTCATCACCGATGGGGCCATGAATATTGCGCCTTCGCTCGAAGAAAAAGCGCGCATCATCAGTAACACTGTGGCGCTGGCGCAGATATTCGATATCGAAAAACCCAAAGTGGCGGCCGTTTCGGCGGTCGAGGTTGTGACGCCCGGTATTCAATCGACGATCGATGCAGCGCTGCTTGCCAAGATGAGCGACCGTAACCAGTTTCATGGCGGCATTGTCGACGGGCCGCTCGCACTCGATAACGCTATAAATCCTCTTGCTGCGAAATATAAGAAGATCGGCGGGGTGGTTGCGGGTAACGCTGACATTCTGCTGATGCCCGACATCGTTTCGGGCAATGCGGTTGCGAAGGCCTTTGCGCATATTACCGGCGGTACCACCGCGGGGCTCATTTTCGGTGCCAAAGCGCCGGTGATTTTGCCTTCGCGCTCTGACTCAAAGCAGTCTAAGCTCATGGGCATGGCCTGCGCGGTCTACGTCGCAGGGGCGAATGCGCAAAAGAGAGTAAAAATTGGCAAAGTGCATTTTTGA
- a CDS encoding ABC transporter substrate-binding protein, with amino-acid sequence MHTLLRALAICLPMVLNAATKPVYVFVTDSDIRQFEQVVQGFAESYPQASIERINLDGKPDKAAVRAFVARHKPAMIIALGSIAATTAASLDGKTPVIFGMVLNHRRYAQLKKAHVAGVSMEIPAQAWLTQFRLLYPDLKAIAVPYNPDASAEIVRDATAAAQNLKIGVWGVPLADPNTVGSRLEAEKPENFNALWMVADFKLYYNESTAFGQLLEFSLLTRKPLMGASEAFVKAGALFSVSINYQTLGSQLALVSRQILEDKLTPAAIGIQAPIGTFTVVNKKTGREIFGDNFNEDLFGNADKVYPEEE; translated from the coding sequence ATGCATACGTTATTGCGCGCATTAGCAATCTGCCTGCCGATGGTACTAAACGCGGCGACTAAACCCGTCTATGTATTTGTCACCGACAGCGACATACGCCAGTTTGAACAGGTCGTGCAGGGTTTCGCCGAAAGTTATCCGCAGGCTTCGATTGAGCGCATTAACCTCGACGGCAAACCTGATAAGGCAGCCGTAAGGGCATTCGTCGCACGGCACAAACCCGCGATGATCATCGCGCTCGGCAGCATTGCCGCCACGACAGCCGCCTCACTCGACGGCAAGACTCCGGTCATATTTGGTATGGTATTGAACCACCGCCGCTATGCGCAGCTAAAAAAAGCGCACGTCGCGGGTGTGTCGATGGAGATTCCCGCGCAGGCATGGCTTACGCAGTTTCGGCTGCTCTACCCTGACCTGAAGGCCATTGCCGTGCCTTACAACCCCGACGCTTCGGCTGAAATCGTGCGCGACGCAACGGCCGCTGCCCAGAACCTGAAAATAGGTGTGTGGGGCGTGCCACTCGCAGACCCAAATACCGTTGGTTCAAGATTAGAAGCCGAAAAGCCTGAAAACTTTAATGCGCTTTGGATGGTCGCCGACTTCAAACTCTATTACAACGAATCGACTGCCTTTGGCCAGCTGCTCGAGTTTTCGCTGCTGACGCGCAAACCGCTGATGGGTGCATCGGAAGCATTTGTCAAAGCCGGCGCGCTCTTCTCGGTATCTATCAACTACCAAACCCTCGGGTCGCAGCTCGCACTGGTTTCCCGGCAGATTCTCGAAGACAAACTGACGCCGGCCGCAATCGGTATTCAGGCGCCGATTGGCACGTTTACTGTTGTTAACAAGAAGACTGGCCGCGAGATATTCGGCGATAATTTCAACGAAGACCTGTTTGGCAATGCCGACAAGGTTTATCCCGAAGAAGAGTAA
- a CDS encoding SpoIIE family protein phosphatase codes for MLNSFYRIRNFYRNLKIRYKFFLTMAVVLMIAVPALSYVFISQSEQLLIKSLEERIELLNSNFSILTRNSLQENSFSFLQGMVRDAALRQKEVRALVIVNARGTIIATNNENDYPLFGDLRSMHPGDLFRGGKNVLRRLKREGVIESMHLIHAAAPTEVAEKTESREIVATLYVVVTTDFLENSVRNLWLYSLLLTLVFTTLAFFTAYRAGLHLARPITRLAQDVQQIASGNLAVKIEPGNKDEIGQLISDVERMQASILRMLFEVNEGKEKIQEYADHLEDMVKEQTAELRETLEQVQALKNQQDADYYLTTLLVEPLRVNLANNKNVNVQFVVRQKKRFPFRQWTVEIGGDICIAHSIELRGSQFTVFMNGDAMGKSIQGAGGALVLGAVFQSIIERTRMTENVKSLPPAEWIKATFLELSKVFLSFDGATYASLVLGAVDEETGDMFHINADHPRIVHYRGGQAEFIDSEFRLRRLGFQIPEDTVVVRQTRLLPGDIVIAGSDGRDDIILGSVENNTEINEDEGLFLRHVTATQGNLNEILNRIVDSGQLTDDLSLLRIHFH; via the coding sequence GTGCTGAATAGCTTTTACCGAATACGCAACTTTTACCGCAACCTGAAGATCAGGTACAAGTTTTTTCTGACTATGGCAGTCGTGCTCATGATCGCCGTGCCCGCGCTCTCTTATGTCTTTATCAGCCAGTCTGAACAGCTGCTGATTAAATCGCTCGAAGAGCGCATTGAGCTTTTGAACAGTAACTTTTCGATTCTGACGCGCAACAGCCTGCAAGAGAATAGTTTTTCTTTTTTGCAGGGTATGGTGCGCGATGCTGCTTTGCGGCAAAAAGAAGTACGGGCGCTGGTCATCGTGAATGCCCGCGGCACGATCATCGCGACGAACAATGAGAACGATTATCCGCTGTTCGGCGATCTGCGTTCCATGCACCCTGGCGACCTTTTTCGCGGCGGCAAGAATGTGCTGCGGCGGCTCAAGCGCGAGGGGGTCATCGAAAGCATGCACCTGATACACGCGGCTGCACCCACCGAAGTCGCCGAGAAGACAGAAAGCCGCGAGATTGTCGCCACCCTTTACGTCGTCGTCACAACCGATTTTCTCGAAAACTCGGTGCGCAATCTCTGGCTCTATTCGCTGTTGCTCACGCTCGTTTTCACGACCCTCGCGTTTTTCACCGCCTACCGCGCCGGGCTGCACCTCGCGCGCCCGATCACGCGCCTCGCGCAAGACGTTCAACAGATCGCGTCAGGAAATCTTGCAGTGAAGATTGAGCCCGGCAACAAAGACGAGATCGGGCAGCTGATATCCGATGTCGAGCGCATGCAGGCATCGATTCTGCGCATGCTGTTCGAGGTCAACGAAGGCAAAGAAAAAATACAGGAATACGCAGACCACCTCGAAGACATGGTCAAAGAGCAGACCGCAGAGCTGCGCGAGACGCTCGAACAGGTACAGGCGCTTAAGAACCAGCAAGACGCGGATTATTACCTCACAACACTGCTCGTCGAACCATTGCGGGTCAACCTTGCGAACAACAAGAACGTCAACGTGCAGTTTGTCGTGCGCCAGAAGAAACGGTTTCCGTTCAGGCAATGGACAGTCGAAATCGGCGGGGATATATGCATCGCCCATAGCATCGAGCTCAGGGGCAGCCAATTCACAGTTTTTATGAACGGCGACGCGATGGGCAAATCAATTCAGGGCGCAGGCGGCGCGCTGGTACTCGGCGCAGTGTTTCAGTCGATTATTGAACGCACGCGCATGACTGAGAACGTCAAGAGCCTGCCACCCGCAGAATGGATCAAAGCGACGTTTCTTGAGCTATCCAAAGTATTTTTGAGTTTCGACGGGGCCACGTATGCTTCGCTCGTGCTGGGCGCGGTCGATGAAGAAACCGGCGACATGTTTCACATTAACGCCGACCACCCCCGCATCGTGCACTATCGCGGCGGTCAGGCAGAATTCATCGATTCAGAATTTCGTCTCAGGCGCCTCGGCTTTCAGATACCCGAAGATACGGTGGTCGTGCGGCAAACGAGACTTCTGCCGGGTGACATCGTGATCGCGGGCTCAGACGGCCGCGACGACATCATTCTCGGCAGTGTGGAAAACAATACCGAGATCAACGAAGATGAAGGTCTGTTTTTGCGCCACGTGACGGCGACGCAGGGCAATCTGAATGAAATTCTGAACCGCATCGTTGATTCGGGCCAGCTGACCGACGACCTCTCGCTGCTGCGCATTCACTTCCATTGA
- a CDS encoding heavy-metal-associated domain-containing protein → MKEIELKIEGMTCGHCERTVEEVIRDAGATGKADRVAAVAHITYDESTDQLAKIREAIEENGYSVKN, encoded by the coding sequence ATGAAAGAAATAGAACTTAAAATTGAGGGCATGACCTGCGGGCACTGCGAGCGCACGGTCGAAGAGGTTATTCGCGATGCCGGCGCCACGGGCAAAGCCGACCGTGTGGCCGCCGTAGCGCACATCACCTATGACGAGAGCACCGACCAGCTGGCGAAAATCCGCGAGGCCATCGAAGAGAATGGCTACTCGGTGAAAAATTGA
- a CDS encoding Na/Pi symporter, translating into MFLILLNFRRLSKLFALAAILVGDLAAADVFKLENHSYPVGQKTLTGLESGTINQGLMVKVLKNGQPAANELVRFHLSNAAGKNAEVSPLEGRTDKDGIIKATLRIGDAPGEYLVEAFHNGKLETPPIQIRTKALRGGWIFFLVLGLFGGMAIFLFGMDVSSEGLQKAAGDKMRVILGKLTNTPVMGVLVGTVTTAAIQSSTATTVMVIGFVSSTLMTLKQAIGVIFGCNIGTTVTVQLIAFNINEYAPLLIALGFFVSVIFGAKSQALKFGGEIIFGFGLIFFGMGLMSEAMSPMRSVPAFTNLLASFGENPFLGLLVATVFTGLIHSSGAAIGISIALATQGILTLKAAIVIAFGANIGTTVTAMIGSMKANRDGKRVALIHFIFNTVGVLVFMPFIGQFTELMKYLSDKMEPGNISRAIANSHMFFNGINTIIFLPFVGLLEKAVRAIIKDTGPAPTVFKPQFIQPSDIKSSSLSLEQTRRELMRAGQIVFDTVKDLGNLFNPQAAVVAESHIETTNRQVAILSDAIKLYLRDLTKLTLTNNESREATYYLHLAEDMRQLANSLQMEVLPVMKGATDKYSTFNENQKKDLEFLLSKIAELLEKNLQAFETKNIPLAEESGLLYKKLKFMSKKVQSQNLESLLSATDQDSAAMNTFVDVLDGLRIAATDVHQISKTILENQD; encoded by the coding sequence ATGTTCTTGATTCTTTTGAATTTCCGTCGCCTCTCGAAGCTGTTCGCATTGGCTGCAATTTTGGTCGGCGACCTTGCGGCCGCCGATGTCTTTAAGCTCGAAAACCATTCTTACCCCGTTGGCCAAAAAACGCTGACAGGCCTGGAGTCAGGCACTATCAACCAGGGATTGATGGTGAAGGTTCTCAAGAATGGCCAACCCGCTGCAAATGAACTTGTTCGCTTCCATTTGAGCAATGCCGCAGGAAAGAATGCCGAAGTGAGCCCGTTAGAAGGGCGCACAGACAAAGATGGTATCATTAAAGCAACGCTCAGGATCGGTGATGCCCCTGGCGAGTACCTGGTCGAAGCTTTTCACAATGGCAAACTGGAAACACCCCCCATCCAGATTCGCACCAAGGCCCTGCGCGGTGGCTGGATCTTTTTTCTGGTTCTTGGCCTCTTTGGCGGCATGGCAATTTTTCTCTTCGGTATGGACGTAAGCTCCGAAGGTCTGCAAAAGGCCGCCGGCGACAAGATGCGCGTCATTTTGGGCAAGCTGACGAACACGCCCGTCATGGGGGTTCTGGTCGGTACGGTGACTACCGCTGCGATACAGAGTTCAACCGCAACGACCGTTATGGTGATTGGTTTCGTGAGTTCGACGCTGATGACGCTCAAACAGGCAATCGGTGTGATTTTCGGCTGTAACATTGGTACAACCGTAACAGTACAGCTGATTGCGTTCAACATCAACGAATATGCGCCGTTGCTGATTGCGCTGGGCTTCTTTGTTTCAGTCATCTTTGGCGCGAAATCTCAGGCCCTCAAATTCGGGGGCGAGATTATTTTCGGCTTCGGTCTGATCTTCTTTGGTATGGGACTGATGAGCGAGGCGATGAGCCCCATGCGCTCAGTGCCCGCATTTACGAACCTGCTCGCCTCGTTCGGCGAAAACCCGTTTCTCGGCTTGCTCGTCGCAACCGTCTTTACCGGCCTGATTCACAGCAGCGGCGCCGCGATCGGTATTTCAATCGCACTGGCCACGCAGGGTATTCTGACCCTTAAAGCTGCAATCGTCATCGCGTTCGGCGCGAACATCGGCACGACAGTCACCGCGATGATCGGCAGCATGAAGGCCAACCGCGACGGCAAACGCGTTGCGCTGATTCATTTCATTTTTAACACAGTCGGCGTGCTTGTCTTTATGCCCTTTATCGGGCAGTTTACTGAGCTCATGAAATACCTGTCTGACAAGATGGAACCCGGCAATATTTCGCGCGCCATTGCGAACTCGCACATGTTCTTCAACGGCATCAACACCATCATCTTCTTGCCGTTCGTTGGACTGCTCGAGAAAGCTGTTCGAGCGATTATCAAAGACACCGGCCCGGCACCCACTGTCTTTAAGCCACAATTCATACAACCCAGTGATATCAAGTCGTCCAGTCTTTCGCTCGAGCAGACGCGCCGCGAACTCATGCGCGCAGGCCAGATTGTCTTTGATACCGTGAAGGACCTGGGCAACCTCTTTAATCCGCAGGCAGCGGTGGTAGCTGAAAGTCATATTGAAACGACGAACCGCCAGGTTGCGATCTTGTCAGATGCCATCAAACTCTACCTGCGCGACCTGACCAAGCTGACACTCACGAACAATGAATCGCGCGAAGCCACGTATTACCTCCACCTCGCTGAAGACATGCGGCAGCTGGCCAACTCACTCCAGATGGAGGTGCTGCCCGTCATGAAAGGAGCTACCGACAAGTACAGCACGTTCAACGAAAACCAGAAAAAAGACCTGGAATTCCTGCTCAGCAAGATCGCCGAACTTCTCGAGAAGAACCTGCAGGCGTTTGAAACGAAGAACATACCACTGGCCGAAGAATCGGGCCTGCTCTACAAGAAACTAAAATTCATGTCAAAAAAAGTCCAGAGCCAGAACCTCGAAAGTCTGCTTTCGGCCACCGACCAGGACAGTGCCGCAATGAACACGTTCGTCGACGTGCTCGACGGGCTGCGTATCGCTGCAACCGATGTACACCAGATCAGCAAAACGATTCTAGAAAATCAGGATTAA
- a CDS encoding acetate/propionate family kinase produces the protein MKKLLVINSGSSTIKADVFVIEAGVPVRTAKALADKIGKADASLVLKAGGKTLAEVAIGSLSVPQVLDRLFSELASTGICRTDELLAVGHRVVHGGTAYSAPVVVETDVIAAIQRMVVFAPLHNPANLAGIEHCRRVTALPQVAVFDTAFHQTMPAVASTYAIDRKLSEQHGIRRYGFHGTSHEYVTRECAKVMQIDYAHFNAISLHLGNGASVCAVRNGQSIDTSMGFTPLEGLVMGTRSGDLDPSVPLFLQQATGFTAGEVESQLNKKSGLLGLSGVSDMRELLSRADAGDEQAALARDIFCARAKKYLGAYLTWGMPHAIVFTGGIGENSPEIRRRIASGLEHLGITLSAERNQSPSAEGLISAPNSVAAYVIDTDEEMMIARETLRLSRV, from the coding sequence ATGAAAAAGCTCCTCGTCATCAACTCGGGTTCTTCGACGATCAAGGCGGATGTCTTTGTTATCGAAGCCGGTGTGCCCGTGCGCACAGCCAAGGCGCTCGCCGACAAAATCGGCAAGGCCGATGCTTCGCTTGTGCTCAAGGCGGGTGGCAAGACTCTTGCCGAGGTAGCGATCGGTTCGCTCAGCGTGCCTCAGGTATTAGACCGCCTGTTCTCAGAACTCGCTTCCACCGGTATTTGCCGCACCGATGAGCTGCTGGCCGTAGGCCACCGTGTCGTGCACGGCGGCACGGCGTATTCTGCCCCGGTTGTCGTCGAGACAGATGTCATCGCGGCCATTCAGCGCATGGTGGTCTTTGCGCCGCTGCACAACCCGGCTAACCTCGCGGGCATCGAGCACTGCCGGCGTGTGACAGCGTTGCCGCAGGTTGCGGTTTTTGATACCGCGTTTCACCAGACGATGCCGGCTGTCGCGTCGACTTATGCGATTGACCGCAAACTTTCAGAGCAACACGGCATTCGCCGCTACGGCTTTCACGGCACTTCGCACGAATATGTGACGCGCGAATGCGCAAAGGTCATGCAGATCGATTACGCACATTTCAACGCCATCTCGCTGCATCTGGGTAACGGCGCGAGTGTCTGCGCGGTGCGAAATGGCCAGAGTATCGACACGAGCATGGGCTTCACCCCGCTCGAGGGGCTTGTCATGGGCACGCGCAGCGGAGATCTTGACCCTTCGGTGCCGCTGTTCTTGCAGCAGGCCACCGGCTTCACTGCCGGCGAAGTGGAGTCGCAGCTCAACAAGAAGTCTGGTCTTTTGGGGCTGAGCGGTGTAAGCGACATGCGCGAGCTTTTGAGCCGCGCCGATGCCGGCGATGAGCAGGCTGCGCTCGCGAGAGATATCTTCTGTGCGCGGGCGAAAAAATACCTGGGTGCATACCTCACCTGGGGTATGCCGCATGCAATTGTTTTTACAGGTGGCATCGGCGAGAATTCGCCTGAGATACGCCGGCGCATTGCGTCTGGTCTCGAACACCTGGGCATTACCCTTTCGGCTGAAAGAAATCAGTCTCCTTCGGCAGAAGGATTAATCAGCGCGCCGAACTCGGTCGCTGCGTATGTGATCGACACCGACGAAGAGATGATGATTGCACGCGAGACGCTGCGGCTCTCGCGAGTTTAA
- a CDS encoding Crp/Fnr family transcriptional regulator, translating to MDIQKLLGEFELFKGLSETELALIGAKAFKVEFAENEEIFHEQSTESDLYILTEGRVQIIGALGKTDSATIHTILPGKLFGEFAFIDGQPRSATAVAIQKTTVFKIPSATLYEIFEQDNHMGYITMRNLARILARRIRQTAHELRSSLMWERH from the coding sequence ATGGACATTCAAAAACTACTCGGCGAATTTGAACTTTTCAAGGGTCTTTCAGAAACCGAGCTCGCGCTCATCGGGGCTAAGGCTTTCAAGGTCGAATTTGCCGAGAACGAAGAGATCTTTCACGAACAGAGCACCGAGTCAGACCTGTATATTCTCACCGAAGGACGCGTGCAGATTATCGGCGCACTCGGCAAAACCGACAGTGCGACGATACACACCATTTTGCCGGGTAAACTCTTTGGCGAATTTGCCTTTATCGACGGCCAGCCGCGTTCTGCGACTGCGGTTGCGATACAGAAAACAACAGTCTTCAAGATACCGAGCGCAACGCTCTATGAAATATTCGAGCAAGACAACCACATGGGTTATATCACGATGCGCAACCTCGCGCGCATTCTGGCCCGGCGCATTCGCCAGACCGCGCATGAACTGCGCTCAAGCCTAATGTGGGAAAGACACTAA
- a CDS encoding PhnD/SsuA/transferrin family substrate-binding protein: MRWRLLPIIFAWPLTAGFSLDIFVFNPESKSGQTQSARVSLVRFMAAEGIEAQVSLFANAIDFERAVARAKPDYAIVASYYYSAAAKDMQWRALLSGHRNGEEAFRKVFMVDQSVGKAADLKNKAVATTSFGAATFSFVSAQFLQPLGLNASQVRLITVSKDIDGLMALAVGQVKGAIVTQDSIEKLKSINGAALESMKELRRLPAIQYPKLVQFQQAQDTAKLRQAFRRLTLSSEGADFLRYLGITGFQ; the protein is encoded by the coding sequence ATGCGCTGGCGCCTCTTACCTATCATTTTCGCCTGGCCATTGACTGCGGGCTTTTCGCTCGATATATTTGTCTTTAACCCAGAAAGCAAATCGGGCCAGACGCAGTCCGCGCGGGTGAGTCTCGTGCGCTTTATGGCGGCAGAGGGCATCGAAGCGCAGGTGTCTCTTTTTGCCAACGCCATCGACTTTGAGCGCGCCGTCGCCAGAGCGAAGCCCGACTATGCAATCGTCGCATCGTATTATTACAGCGCCGCCGCAAAAGACATGCAATGGCGGGCGCTGCTTTCAGGGCATCGCAACGGCGAAGAAGCTTTTCGCAAGGTCTTTATGGTCGATCAGTCGGTGGGCAAAGCGGCAGATCTGAAAAACAAAGCGGTAGCAACGACTTCTTTTGGTGCCGCGACCTTTAGTTTTGTCAGCGCACAGTTCTTGCAGCCGCTCGGTCTCAATGCCTCGCAGGTGCGATTGATCACAGTCTCGAAAGATATCGATGGCCTTATGGCTCTCGCGGTCGGCCAGGTGAAAGGTGCGATTGTGACTCAAGACAGCATTGAAAAACTGAAGTCGATCAACGGCGCAGCGCTCGAGTCGATGAAAGAGCTGCGCAGGTTGCCTGCGATTCAATACCCCAAGTTGGTACAGTTTCAGCAGGCACAGGACACGGCAAAATTACGCCAGGCATTTCGCCGGCTGACGCTCAGCAGCGAAGGTGCCGATTTTCTGCGCTACCTGGGCATCACGGGATTTCAATAG